Proteins from one Hydrogenivirga caldilitoris genomic window:
- the rsgA gene encoding ribosome small subunit-dependent GTPase A codes for MEKGLVIERVAQLIGVYVPSVGKTFKGIPRGKLLKRTKIYAGDRVLGNIVDAETFAIEEVEERKNILIRPPIANVDRVICVMTIQKPEFDNYLLDSLLVVYDHVGCEPVVVFNKTDLLDEEGRGELERWSELYSKAGYEVVHVSAKTGKGIEEVVELVEGDICILAGPSGVGKSTILKYLTGEELRIGEISEKTQRGKHTTTGVKLIPFGKNSFIGDTPGFSRVEVLQFVSRKSVKNYFREFLRYECRYPDCLHVKEPGCGVKEAVKKGEISCERYKSYLKMLREYLEELSEICG; via the coding sequence GTGGAAAAAGGCTTAGTCATAGAGAGAGTCGCCCAGCTGATAGGAGTTTACGTTCCATCTGTGGGGAAGACCTTTAAAGGAATCCCCAGGGGAAAGCTCCTGAAGAGGACCAAAATATATGCAGGGGATAGAGTTCTGGGAAATATAGTTGATGCCGAAACCTTTGCGATAGAGGAAGTGGAAGAGAGAAAAAACATTCTCATAAGACCCCCTATCGCCAATGTGGACAGGGTTATATGTGTAATGACAATTCAGAAACCAGAGTTTGATAACTACCTTCTTGACAGCTTGCTCGTTGTGTATGACCATGTGGGTTGTGAGCCTGTTGTGGTATTCAACAAGACTGACCTCCTTGATGAGGAGGGCAGAGGAGAGCTTGAAAGGTGGAGCGAGCTATACTCCAAGGCTGGGTATGAGGTCGTTCATGTCAGTGCTAAAACTGGAAAGGGTATTGAGGAAGTTGTTGAACTTGTTGAAGGTGATATCTGCATACTTGCTGGACCATCCGGTGTGGGCAAGAGCACCATACTTAAGTACCTTACAGGTGAAGAGCTCAGGATAGGAGAGATAAGCGAGAAAACCCAGAGAGGAAAGCATACCACTACGGGCGTGAAGCTTATACCTTTTGGGAAAAACTCCTTTATCGGGGACACACCGGGCTTCTCTCGGGTTGAGGTTTTGCAGTTTGTAAGCCGAAAGAGTGTAAAGAATTACTTTAGAGAGTTTCTAAGGTACGAGTGCAGGTATCCAGACTGTCTTCACGTTAAAGAACCGGGATGTGGGGTCAAAGAGGCTGTTAAAAAGGGTGAGATAAGTTGCGAAAGATATAAAAGCTACCTGAAGATGCTCAGGGAATACCTGGAAGAGCTGAGTGAGATATGCGGTTAA
- a CDS encoding HDOD domain-containing protein, with product MEVKLSSFIFKRQNIRDSAGDISFYKVWIDKWEEEREPVDVNSLILHLVANYSPEVEEKLLGSRRGLVDIPVDMLVSKSVIDVLNGTKFILNLTLPRKALTSKHLNALKELFGYYQDNGFLFSIHKRLLSSNREVFNTFSEYITYVYSEDEPVHLEGKLTIGCSESLDVEGFDFFCEGEYEDVLIINSLKHMQGAVSRLISMLSEEASVDSLTQTIKGDPALVTKLLQYVNSPLFPHRKEIESIKNAINYLGLENLKKFLIAVWMSQFFGQDPSFIEFIRKMLSNAFLLESFSKNLQGIPKDELFFVGLFYKMPSAFGVRPEVFFNSMQLPEEIKNLYGDKRLEPYLKLIDLMDGGEVYEFAKTLGIDKEELEEHINYAQESVKTFLA from the coding sequence ATGGAGGTAAAGCTTAGTTCTTTTATATTTAAGAGGCAGAATATAAGAGACAGTGCTGGAGATATATCCTTCTATAAGGTATGGATTGACAAGTGGGAAGAGGAAAGAGAGCCCGTAGACGTAAATAGCCTTATACTCCATCTCGTTGCCAATTATTCTCCTGAGGTTGAGGAGAAGCTGCTCGGGAGCAGAAGGGGGCTGGTGGATATTCCCGTGGATATGCTCGTATCAAAGTCCGTAATAGACGTTCTTAACGGTACAAAGTTCATACTCAATCTGACACTTCCCAGAAAGGCTTTGACTTCAAAGCACCTGAATGCCCTCAAAGAGTTATTCGGCTACTATCAGGACAATGGATTTTTGTTCTCTATACATAAGAGGTTGCTTTCAAGCAACAGGGAGGTATTCAACACCTTTTCTGAGTATATAACCTACGTATATTCTGAAGATGAGCCTGTGCACTTGGAAGGTAAGCTCACCATAGGATGCTCTGAGAGCTTAGACGTTGAGGGCTTTGACTTCTTCTGTGAAGGCGAGTATGAGGATGTTCTCATTATAAATTCTCTAAAACACATGCAGGGAGCTGTGTCAAGACTTATATCTATGCTTTCAGAGGAAGCTTCCGTTGACTCTCTGACTCAAACTATAAAGGGAGACCCGGCTCTTGTAACCAAGCTACTTCAGTACGTTAACTCTCCACTTTTCCCTCACAGGAAGGAGATAGAGTCTATAAAGAACGCCATAAACTACCTTGGGCTTGAAAATTTGAAAAAATTCCTAATAGCGGTCTGGATGTCCCAGTTTTTTGGACAAGATCCAAGCTTCATAGAATTTATAAGGAAGATGTTGAGCAACGCCTTTTTACTGGAAAGCTTTTCTAAAAATCTGCAAGGTATACCAAAGGATGAACTCTTCTTTGTGGGACTCTTCTACAAAATGCCTTCAGCCTTTGGTGTAAGACCGGAGGTCTTTTTCAACTCCATGCAGCTTCCTGAAGAGATCAAGAACCTTTACGGAGACAAGAGACTTGAACCTTATCTGAAGCTGATAGACCTCATGGACGGAGGAGAGGTTTATGAGTTTGCAAAGACCTTAGGGATAGACAAGGAGGAGCTTGAGGAGCATATCAATTACGCCCAGGAAAGTGTAAAAACCTTTCTTGCCTAA
- a CDS encoding Gfo/Idh/MocA family oxidoreductase, with product MHVLLIGLGNMGMKYLAKLEELQELPVLCDVDPYKNIERYPFYCHFGEVKEEIKRVIVAVNPEQHVAIAREFLSRDIPVLLEKPPARKSSEFREIAENKNLEISEIELYSYPVKNFPRGVEVREILVERLNKGRGYINPLWDLAWHDMYILQYLFGELKLEDFKEGKVWELTGTAGGIPFRIRVAWEYEGNVVRRWVLKTSKGDILMDLLKEEIAYDGKVLRKNQGDKLREMVEDFLKGMRREGSAERALKNLELLESLT from the coding sequence ATGCACGTTCTACTTATAGGTCTTGGCAATATGGGCATGAAGTATCTGGCAAAGTTAGAAGAACTTCAGGAGTTGCCTGTCCTATGCGATGTTGACCCCTACAAAAATATAGAAAGGTACCCGTTCTATTGTCACTTTGGCGAGGTTAAAGAGGAAATAAAGAGGGTGATAGTTGCCGTGAACCCTGAGCAGCACGTAGCCATAGCCAGGGAATTTCTCAGTAGGGATATACCGGTACTCCTTGAAAAGCCTCCAGCCAGAAAAAGTTCAGAGTTCAGGGAAATAGCCGAAAACAAGAACCTTGAGATTTCTGAAATAGAGCTGTACTCCTATCCTGTAAAGAACTTCCCCAGGGGAGTTGAGGTTAGAGAGATTCTTGTTGAACGGTTAAACAAGGGCAGAGGGTACATAAACCCCTTATGGGACCTAGCTTGGCACGATATGTACATTCTCCAGTACCTCTTTGGAGAGTTAAAACTTGAAGACTTTAAAGAAGGCAAGGTATGGGAGCTTACCGGGACCGCAGGAGGGATACCCTTCAGGATAAGGGTAGCCTGGGAATATGAGGGCAACGTTGTAAGGAGATGGGTATTGAAAACTTCCAAAGGGGATATCCTTATGGACCTTTTGAAGGAGGAGATAGCCTACGACGGAAAGGTTCTCCGTAAGAACCAGGGGGATAAGCTAAGGGAGATGGTGGAGGACTTTCTGAAAGGTATGAGAAGGGAAGGCTCTGCAGAAAGGGCACTTAAAAACCTTGAGCTTTTAGAGTCTCTAACCTAA
- a CDS encoding TIGR00296 family protein, which produces MLNSEEAKELIHLGRNAVLSVFRGGKLIVPEPIKERYPYKRGVFTTLLTYPEKNLRGCIGVPYPQYPLWYAVIYSSVSAAFKDPRFPPLREEELGEIVWELSILTEPEEVPKELLLDSICVGRDGLIVDLHGIRGLLLPQVAPRYGWEPIDFLENTCLKAGLDRDCWKDPDTRVFRFESEIFEEVEPWGEVRKIEALNCG; this is translated from the coding sequence ATGCTGAACTCAGAAGAGGCTAAGGAGTTAATCCACCTCGGTAGAAATGCGGTTTTAAGCGTTTTTAGGGGAGGGAAGTTAATAGTCCCTGAACCCATCAAGGAAAGATACCCCTACAAGAGGGGAGTGTTTACCACCCTGCTCACCTACCCGGAAAAAAACTTGAGAGGCTGCATAGGGGTTCCCTACCCTCAGTACCCCTTATGGTATGCTGTGATTTACTCCTCTGTCAGTGCAGCCTTTAAAGACCCCCGTTTTCCACCCCTAAGGGAGGAGGAGTTAGGGGAGATCGTCTGGGAGCTTTCAATACTTACAGAGCCGGAAGAGGTACCAAAAGAACTGTTACTTGATAGTATATGTGTGGGTAGAGACGGGCTCATAGTTGATTTGCATGGTATCAGGGGATTACTCCTACCACAGGTAGCACCCAGGTACGGGTGGGAACCTATAGATTTCCTTGAGAATACTTGTCTAAAAGCCGGTCTTGACAGAGATTGCTGGAAGGACCCGGATACCAGGGTCTTCAGATTTGAAAGCGAGATATTTGAGGAGGTTGAACCGTGGGGAGAAGTCAGGAAGATAGAAGCTCTGAACTGCGGATAG
- a CDS encoding endonuclease V — protein MGRSQEDRSSELRIEELKKIQLECARRVIGRDDFEKLQTVGGMDLTFESVKENPTRAWASLVVIDIRTLKPIYSLVVEDMVSFPYIPTFLAFREMPLLLKLYEKTEVKPDVYFIDGQGTAHPRGCGIASHFGVETGEVSVGVAKTRLFGHYKEPEERRGAYSYLKHGERVVGAVVRTKDKTAPIFVSVGHRISLKTAINLVLETSRYRIPEPTRLAHNLLQQVRRRSLFGAT, from the coding sequence GTGGGGAGAAGTCAGGAAGATAGAAGCTCTGAACTGCGGATAGAAGAGCTTAAGAAAATTCAGCTTGAGTGTGCAAGGAGAGTAATCGGCAGGGACGACTTTGAAAAGCTCCAAACTGTAGGCGGTATGGACCTTACCTTTGAAAGCGTGAAGGAGAACCCAACCAGAGCCTGGGCGAGCCTTGTAGTCATTGATATAAGAACCTTAAAACCCATATACAGCTTGGTGGTAGAGGATATGGTGAGCTTCCCTTACATCCCAACTTTTCTGGCTTTTCGTGAGATGCCTTTACTTCTAAAGCTATATGAGAAAACCGAGGTTAAACCGGATGTATATTTTATAGATGGGCAGGGGACAGCACACCCCCGTGGATGCGGAATAGCTTCCCACTTTGGAGTTGAAACGGGAGAGGTTAGTGTTGGAGTTGCAAAAACCAGACTCTTTGGGCACTACAAAGAACCCGAAGAGAGGAGAGGGGCTTATTCATACCTCAAACATGGAGAAAGAGTGGTGGGAGCTGTGGTCAGAACGAAGGACAAAACCGCACCTATCTTCGTATCTGTGGGTCATAGGATAAGTCTTAAAACTGCTATAAACTTGGTTCTGGAAACATCAAGGTATCGCATACCCGAACCGACTAGACTTGCCCATAACTTACTTCAGCAGGTTAGAAGGAGAAGCCTTTTCGGTGCAACTTAA
- a CDS encoding succinate dehydrogenase/fumarate reductase iron-sulfur subunit, whose protein sequence is MELKLRLKVFRYDPANGRQGFDTFEVEYEEGMTFLTAFHRIKENVDPSLTFRHFCRAGICGTCTVFINGFPKLACKEQVLPYILTQEEIIVEPLDKFPIIRDLAVNHEDVIERMKKFHTWIKEYEGEVRIPPQVSKRIEKAADCILCSACQSYCPQVLETEYAGPLFFAKFYRFLEDPRDRDKEYRFKEAVVEGHLYHCLSCDKCNSTCPKEVEPATLIRELMTYIKEHGQAKC, encoded by the coding sequence ATGGAACTAAAACTCCGTTTGAAAGTTTTCAGATACGACCCCGCCAACGGTAGGCAGGGTTTTGATACCTTTGAGGTTGAATACGAAGAAGGAATGACGTTCCTTACAGCCTTCCACAGGATAAAGGAAAATGTTGACCCAAGCCTTACCTTCAGGCATTTCTGCAGGGCTGGGATATGTGGAACCTGCACCGTTTTCATAAACGGCTTTCCCAAGCTCGCCTGTAAAGAGCAGGTTCTCCCTTATATACTTACACAAGAGGAGATAATCGTTGAGCCATTGGATAAGTTTCCCATTATAAGAGACCTTGCCGTGAACCACGAGGATGTTATAGAAAGGATGAAGAAATTTCACACCTGGATTAAGGAGTATGAGGGAGAGGTCAGGATACCCCCACAGGTGAGTAAAAGGATAGAGAAGGCGGCTGACTGTATCCTGTGCTCTGCCTGTCAATCTTACTGCCCTCAAGTCTTAGAGACTGAGTATGCGGGTCCTCTCTTCTTCGCCAAGTTTTACAGGTTTTTAGAAGACCCGAGGGATAGGGATAAAGAATACAGATTTAAGGAGGCTGTCGTGGAGGGTCATCTCTACCACTGTCTCTCCTGCGACAAGTGCAACAGCACCTGTCCAAAGGAGGTAGAGCCTGCAACCCTTATAAGGGAGCTCATGACTTATATTAAAGAGCATGGCCAAGCAAAGTGTTAG
- a CDS encoding FMN-binding protein produces MRLFILLIAAALSFVSFSEEREFNTPEKALSSFFPGATVKVENIVLSEEQRRRVEEIAKVPLDTRLISVYLVHKGGKVIAYGYVDTHRVRTHTESVLFVINTAGEIELVEVMSFNEPLEYMADENWLALFKGKTLGKDSVKLKRDIPNMTGATLTARALTNAARRALAIWKVLFEGKN; encoded by the coding sequence ATGAGACTTTTCATACTTCTTATCGCGGCTGCCCTTAGCTTCGTGAGCTTTTCTGAAGAAAGGGAGTTCAACACCCCGGAAAAGGCTCTCAGCTCGTTTTTTCCCGGAGCAACGGTAAAGGTTGAGAATATAGTCCTGAGCGAGGAGCAGAGGAGACGTGTAGAGGAGATTGCAAAAGTTCCCCTTGATACCCGATTAATATCTGTGTATCTGGTACACAAAGGGGGAAAGGTGATAGCGTACGGTTATGTGGATACCCACAGGGTGAGAACCCATACTGAAAGCGTGCTCTTTGTAATAAACACCGCCGGTGAGATAGAGCTCGTTGAGGTTATGTCTTTTAATGAGCCTCTTGAGTATATGGCTGACGAAAACTGGCTTGCCCTTTTTAAGGGTAAAACTCTGGGTAAAGACTCTGTGAAGTTGAAAAGGGACATACCAAATATGACAGGAGCAACACTTACGGCAAGGGCTTTAACTAACGCTGCCCGGAGAGCCCTCGCTATATGGAAGGTTCTCTTTGAGGGTAAGAACTGA
- a CDS encoding anthranilate synthase component II, giving the protein MRILVIDNYDSFTYNLVQYLGSLGAETVVKRNDQITLQEVEDIHPEGILISPGPCTPAEAGISVELVKSFYRKLPILGVCLGHQSIGVAFGGSIVRAKRLMHGKVSKIYHTGEGVFKGIPSPFTAVRYHSLVIDRNSIPEVLKVTAWSEDEEVMGIQHVEYPVFGVQFHPESVLSEHGMDILRNFLEVCTVRV; this is encoded by the coding sequence ATGAGGATACTTGTAATAGACAACTACGATTCCTTTACCTACAACCTTGTGCAGTACCTTGGCTCACTGGGGGCTGAAACTGTGGTAAAGAGAAACGATCAGATAACCCTGCAGGAGGTGGAGGATATACATCCGGAAGGTATCCTTATATCTCCAGGTCCGTGTACACCGGCTGAAGCTGGTATATCCGTTGAGCTTGTAAAGAGCTTCTATAGGAAACTGCCTATCTTGGGTGTATGCCTTGGACATCAATCAATAGGGGTAGCTTTCGGAGGTAGTATCGTAAGAGCGAAGAGACTTATGCATGGTAAAGTATCTAAGATTTACCATACGGGTGAAGGCGTATTCAAAGGTATCCCAAGCCCGTTCACAGCCGTAAGGTATCACTCCCTGGTTATAGACAGAAACAGTATTCCTGAAGTTTTAAAAGTTACAGCCTGGTCTGAGGATGAAGAGGTTATGGGAATCCAGCACGTTGAGTATCCGGTGTTTGGAGTTCAATTCCATCCAGAGTCTGTTCTTTCAGAGCACGGAATGGACATACTCAGGAATTTCCTTGAAGTTTGCACCGTCAGAGTTTAA
- the radA gene encoding DNA repair protein RadA has product MAKQSVRYVCQSCGYYSVKWMGRCPSCGEWNTLVEELVEKGKVFKIPSQVKVLSINSWEEDSGERTSTGFCNLDLALGGGLVPGQVVLIAGEPGIGKSTLLLQVSDRYTRYGKVLYVSGEESGSQIALRGRRLGISSDRLLLYPETSFENVVDVLQQEEPNLLVVDSIQTLYSERLESSAGSVSQVREVTFRLAELCKEKGIPCFVVGQITKEGAIAGPKVLEHIVDTVLQFEGERFNFYRVVKVVKNRFGSTGEVAVFKMGDHGLEEVLEPSAFFIGERVNSPGSVIFPHTEGSKPILLEVQALVLPALYTTPQRKTQGFDVNRLSLLLAILEKEANIFTRDSDVFVNVAGGLSVREPAADLAVALAIASSKKDKTVPEDTVIFGELGLSGEVRAVHFGDLRLKEAKKFGFKKAVIPASLHMEVEDMEVIPVTNLREAIEALL; this is encoded by the coding sequence ATGGCCAAGCAAAGTGTTAGGTATGTCTGTCAGTCCTGCGGATACTACTCGGTAAAGTGGATGGGTAGATGTCCGTCCTGTGGAGAATGGAATACCCTTGTTGAAGAGCTTGTAGAGAAGGGTAAGGTTTTCAAAATTCCCAGTCAGGTAAAGGTGCTATCCATTAATAGCTGGGAAGAGGACTCTGGTGAGCGGACGAGTACCGGCTTTTGTAACCTTGACCTGGCTCTTGGTGGTGGATTAGTCCCCGGACAGGTTGTCCTCATAGCCGGAGAGCCAGGAATCGGGAAGTCAACCCTTCTCCTTCAGGTTTCGGATAGATACACCAGGTACGGAAAGGTTCTCTACGTGTCTGGTGAGGAATCAGGTTCCCAGATAGCTCTCAGAGGGAGGAGGCTTGGAATTTCCAGCGACAGATTGTTGCTTTATCCTGAAACATCATTTGAGAATGTGGTAGATGTACTGCAGCAAGAAGAACCAAATCTATTGGTTGTGGACTCTATCCAAACCCTTTACTCTGAAAGATTGGAATCCTCCGCAGGCTCTGTCTCCCAGGTCAGGGAGGTTACCTTCAGACTCGCAGAGCTGTGTAAGGAAAAGGGAATTCCCTGCTTTGTAGTGGGACAGATTACAAAAGAGGGAGCGATAGCAGGTCCAAAGGTTCTGGAACACATAGTTGATACTGTTCTCCAATTTGAAGGGGAACGCTTTAACTTCTATAGAGTCGTAAAGGTAGTTAAGAACAGATTCGGCTCAACAGGAGAGGTTGCAGTATTCAAGATGGGAGATCACGGTTTAGAAGAGGTTTTAGAGCCATCCGCTTTCTTTATAGGTGAAAGGGTAAACTCCCCCGGCAGCGTCATATTTCCCCACACTGAAGGTAGTAAACCCATACTCCTTGAAGTGCAAGCTCTGGTTCTTCCTGCGCTCTACACCACCCCTCAGAGGAAGACCCAGGGTTTTGACGTGAACAGGCTTTCCCTTCTCCTTGCTATCCTTGAGAAGGAGGCAAACATATTTACGAGGGATTCGGACGTCTTTGTGAACGTTGCCGGCGGTTTATCAGTTAGGGAACCGGCTGCGGACCTTGCGGTAGCGCTTGCGATAGCTTCCTCCAAGAAGGATAAGACCGTGCCCGAAGATACGGTGATATTTGGCGAGCTTGGTCTATCGGGGGAAGTTAGAGCTGTCCATTTTGGAGATTTGAGGCTTAAAGAGGCGAAGAAGTTTGGCTTCAAAAAGGCAGTTATACCTGCAAGCTTACATATGGAAGTTGAGGATATGGAGGTAATCCCCGTTACCAATCTCAGGGAAGCTATTGAAGCCCTTCTTTGA
- a CDS encoding ferredoxin reductase, with amino-acid sequence MTELERKPLVEFVAPVVEVIEETPTTKTLVFDLRGQEFDFYPGQYVMLKVPYPPTGEELKRAYSIASSPLKKDRLELTVKRKEGGKASVFLTTEVKEGDRFYIKGPYGRFYWTEELSTRIVLIGAGSGIVPLMSILRYIRDKELKNVRATLLVSYTSYEEIIYRKELQDLSRHSNIKVRVTLTRSAPDHWDGLKGRIDANKITNEVEDIPANLYYICGPPLFVDDMKALLLELGVDRKQIKTERYD; translated from the coding sequence GTGACCGAACTTGAAAGGAAGCCCCTTGTGGAATTTGTTGCCCCTGTTGTAGAGGTTATAGAGGAAACACCTACAACGAAAACCCTCGTCTTTGACCTGAGGGGGCAGGAATTTGATTTTTACCCAGGACAGTACGTTATGCTTAAAGTTCCCTACCCACCAACCGGTGAAGAGCTCAAGAGGGCCTACTCTATCGCTTCAAGTCCACTCAAGAAAGACAGGCTGGAGCTAACGGTCAAGAGAAAGGAAGGAGGTAAAGCCTCTGTATTTTTAACCACTGAAGTTAAAGAAGGAGACCGGTTTTACATAAAGGGACCCTACGGAAGGTTTTACTGGACTGAGGAACTCTCTACGCGTATAGTCCTTATCGGTGCTGGGAGCGGCATAGTTCCCCTCATGAGCATACTTAGATATATAAGGGATAAAGAGCTCAAAAACGTCAGAGCTACACTCCTTGTTTCTTACACCTCCTACGAGGAGATAATCTACAGGAAGGAGCTCCAGGACTTAAGCAGGCATTCAAACATAAAGGTAAGAGTTACCCTTACAAGGAGCGCTCCCGACCACTGGGACGGACTGAAGGGAAGGATAGATGCAAACAAGATAACCAACGAGGTTGAGGATATCCCCGCAAACCTTTATTACATCTGTGGTCCCCCCTTATTCGTTGATGACATGAAGGCGCTTCTTCTGGAACTCGGTGTTGACAGGAAACAGATAAAGACAGAAAGGTACGATTAG
- the pdo gene encoding protein disulfide oxidoreductase, giving the protein MLLGLDVRTQIKDIFEKEFKEPVTLKVFSQAIGCDSCQTVEELLQELVSVVGEDRLKYEVHTPVLEQELAQKYGVDRIPTIVIEGDKDYGIRYVGLPAGLEFSTLIQGILQVSKREPNLSEKTLEMVRQVDIPLELMVFVTTSCGYCPAAAVMAYNFALASDYITAKVVDASENPDLAERFQVVGVPKIVINNGVAEFVGAQPENAFLGYIIATYEKLKKEREQ; this is encoded by the coding sequence ATGCTCTTAGGCTTGGATGTTAGAACTCAGATAAAGGACATCTTTGAGAAGGAGTTTAAGGAGCCTGTTACTTTAAAAGTTTTCTCCCAGGCGATAGGATGTGATAGCTGTCAGACAGTTGAAGAGCTCCTGCAGGAGCTTGTTAGCGTGGTTGGAGAGGACAGACTGAAGTACGAGGTTCACACTCCTGTCTTGGAGCAGGAGCTTGCTCAGAAATACGGTGTTGACAGGATACCTACGATAGTTATTGAAGGAGATAAGGATTACGGCATAAGGTACGTGGGATTGCCGGCCGGTCTGGAGTTTAGCACTCTCATTCAAGGGATACTCCAAGTGTCAAAGAGAGAGCCTAACCTGTCGGAGAAAACCCTTGAAATGGTGAGGCAGGTGGACATACCTCTTGAGCTTATGGTCTTTGTCACGACCTCTTGTGGATACTGCCCTGCAGCTGCTGTTATGGCTTACAACTTTGCCCTTGCCAGTGACTACATAACCGCAAAGGTTGTGGATGCCTCAGAAAACCCGGACCTGGCAGAAAGGTTCCAGGTTGTTGGTGTCCCCAAGATAGTTATAAATAACGGCGTTGCCGAGTTTGTTGGAGCCCAGCCTGAGAATGCCTTTTTAGGGTATATAATAGCGACCTACGAGAAACTTAAGAAGGAAAGGGAGCAGTGA
- the argH gene encoding argininosuccinate lyase — MEKPWSGRFSEETDEFVEEFTESVSFDRELALEDIRQDIAHVRTLQKAGILSEEETKKIIEGLKGIEKDIREGKFEWKRELEDVHMNIEAELIKRVGDVGGKLHTGRSRNDQVATDERLFLKKETEEIINLLKELRKALVITARNSIDLILPAYTHLQRAQPIRLAHYFLAFREMFLKDTERFLDCYRRIDELPLGSGAVAGVDFPIDRHYTAELLGFNKIVRNSIYATADRDFIAEFLFVCALTGMHLSRLAEDLIIWSSEEFSYVDLPDKLCTGSSIMPQKKNPDVLELIRGKTGRLYGNLLSLLTVLKGIPTAYNRDLQEDKEPLFDSVKTLKGSLIGIRKVIEGLSFKEHKMYPNAGNFVLITDVANYLALKGIPFRKAHHIAGSIVAYLIEKGKRLEDITLEELRSFSELFEEDVFNLFKPENVADRRKTYGGTAREQITKLIEVALREEGLK, encoded by the coding sequence ATGGAAAAACCATGGTCTGGAAGGTTCTCGGAAGAGACAGATGAGTTTGTAGAGGAGTTCACCGAGTCGGTCAGTTTTGACAGGGAGCTTGCCCTTGAGGACATAAGGCAGGACATAGCCCACGTGAGAACCCTCCAGAAAGCCGGCATCCTCAGTGAAGAGGAAACAAAGAAGATAATAGAGGGACTAAAAGGTATAGAAAAGGACATAAGGGAGGGGAAGTTTGAGTGGAAGAGAGAGCTGGAAGACGTTCATATGAACATTGAGGCGGAGCTTATCAAGAGGGTAGGAGATGTAGGCGGCAAGCTCCACACCGGAAGGTCAAGAAACGACCAGGTGGCAACAGACGAAAGGCTATTCTTAAAAAAAGAAACCGAGGAGATAATAAACCTCCTCAAGGAATTGAGGAAAGCCCTCGTAATAACCGCTCGGAACAGCATAGATTTAATTCTTCCCGCATACACCCATCTCCAGAGGGCACAGCCTATCAGGCTCGCCCATTACTTCTTAGCCTTTAGGGAAATGTTTTTGAAGGATACGGAGAGGTTCTTGGACTGTTACAGAAGGATTGACGAACTCCCCTTAGGCAGCGGTGCTGTTGCCGGTGTGGACTTTCCTATTGACAGACACTACACGGCGGAGCTTCTGGGGTTCAATAAAATTGTCAGAAACTCTATATACGCTACTGCAGACAGGGACTTTATAGCGGAGTTCTTATTCGTGTGTGCTCTGACGGGCATGCATCTATCAAGGCTTGCCGAGGATTTGATAATCTGGTCTTCCGAGGAATTCAGTTACGTTGACCTTCCAGACAAGCTCTGTACGGGTAGCTCCATAATGCCCCAGAAGAAAAACCCTGACGTTTTGGAACTCATAAGGGGGAAGACAGGCAGGTTATACGGAAATCTCCTATCCCTTTTAACCGTGCTCAAGGGTATCCCTACAGCATACAACAGAGATTTACAGGAGGATAAGGAGCCTCTCTTTGACAGCGTTAAGACTTTAAAGGGTTCACTTATCGGTATAAGAAAGGTTATAGAGGGCTTGAGCTTTAAAGAGCATAAGATGTACCCAAATGCAGGAAATTTCGTTCTAATAACAGATGTAGCCAACTACCTAGCTCTGAAAGGCATACCCTTCAGGAAAGCCCACCACATAGCCGGAAGCATAGTTGCCTACCTTATTGAAAAAGGTAAAAGGCTTGAAGACATTACCCTTGAGGAGTTAAGGAGCTTTTCGGAGCTCTTTGAGGAAGATGTGTTTAACCTCTTCAAACCTGAAAACGTTGCGGATAGGAGAAAAACTTACGGAGGGACAGCAAGAGAACAGATTACAAAACTGATAGAGGTAGCCTTAAGGGAAGAGGGATTAAAGTAG